GCGCGTCCAATCTTCAATCGTCAATCTTCAATCTGCAATCTACAATCAGTCCACGGGGCTTGAGAGGGCTTGCGCCAGCATCGCGAACTTGCGCGACAAGGCGGTGATCGCCGCGCTGTATTGAAGCTGCGCGTGAGCCAGATCGCCCATCTCGCGATCGAGATCCACGGTGTTGCCGTCGACCCGGAGCGCGCCGCCCTCGCGGTCGCGGATGGCGATGCCGTTTGCGCCCTTTGTCCCGGCCATCTCGCCCGCGCTTCCCATGTGTTCCGCGTGCGTCGTCGCGAGATTTTCCGGATTCCGGCGCTTGAGTTCCACCTCGAAAACGCGGCGGAAATCCACCTCGCGCGCCTTGTAACCGGGTGTATCCGCGTTCGCGAGGTTCGAGGTTACCGTTTCGATGCGCTTGAGCTGCGCGTCGAGCGAACGCTCGAGGGCGTTGACGGTACGCGATCCGAACAGGAATCCGTCGATGGTCAAGCGACCTCCCGCAGGCGAAATGGTCCGCCCGAGTAGCGCTGCAATTGCGGTGCCCTCTCGCGCGAACCGGTCGCAATCGCGCCCATCCATTTGATTTTGTTGAATTATATCGAATTGACCCGGATGGTCCCCCTGGTCCGTGGCCGCGCATTCCGTCGGGATTCCGGCAGTTCATGCCGGTGGGGCGACTACGGCGTGCCGGCTGGCGGCGTCAGCCCGAGCGCGCCGGAAAGCCAGGCGCCGGCATCATCGATGCGGTTGTAGAGCGCCGCGTGGTCCGCGCCGGGCACGACCTGGCGTTCGATCTTCACGCCGGACTTTTCAAGGCGAGCGAACAGATGTTTGAATTTGTCTTGCGAAAAACGCTCGTCTCGCTGACCCGTCACGAACAAAAAGCGCGTGCCCTGCCCCGCGCCCTGGGCCGCCATCGAAAGTCCGCCGCCGATGGAAACGACGGCCGCAAACCGGTCGCCGTGCGCAAGGCCAAGGCGGAT
The bacterium genome window above contains:
- the flgB gene encoding flagellar basal body rod protein FlgB encodes the protein MTIDGFLFGSRTVNALERSLDAQLKRIETVTSNLANADTPGYKAREVDFRRVFEVELKRRNPENLATTHAEHMGSAGEMAGTKGANGIAIRDREGGALRVDGNTVDLDREMGDLAHAQLQYSAAITALSRKFAMLAQALSSPVD